In Nicotiana tabacum cultivar K326 chromosome 2, ASM71507v2, whole genome shotgun sequence, the following proteins share a genomic window:
- the LOC107771692 gene encoding BTB/POZ domain-containing protein At2g04740 gives MSTHAFTTMSDLDDIDLNPEDFKSCLPLKKVPYGDVFEASRAGDVDRLKYLLELGVNVNARDQWDSVALYYACLAGHLDAARMLLESGAICSEHTFDGDRCHYAALNLKVRKLLKAFEARPPPLGPLQAALRDTFLACWANRNYLEQSEGQIPISGNLANGGSSLSHFPPDVVFYAHGRPIEAHRVILTARSPFFKKKFQTEWKDRKEIRFSREKLSYHALYSLVHFFYSDRLDIAVDDMEDLVRICKVCKCHSLQKVLEKELIHQKYAEYKALRDVDNSQKRFILQGISLPEGDRLPNALHKILQISLVNSNREQNLNLDVDGLVCLVSSMQMSEYEDDLADVCVRVDKKIFRCHQVVLASRSEYFKARLSRMKDFPEGRDHLPDNALPCIEEHDLTVGAFEKMIEYMYTDGLKDIDPDQAEEMFDAASRYLLFPLKRVVADALLPHLEMVPPAELCHWLVLSDMYGVFKIREYCLDTMACNFETFADTQEFRAMLLTLPPPSGDSSLRTTAPSAPGAEMNTAEGNVLDDLREKWLEAEAAELDERDESALLFDKRLEMLMHIAEQEKADGLDCNASNVVSFSVVVPNEQELV, from the exons ATGTCTACACACGCTTTCACTACTATGTCTGACCTCGACGACATAGACTTAAACCCTGAGGATTTCAAGTCATGTCTACCGTTAAAAAAAGTCCCATACGGCGACGTTTTCGAAGCGTCAAGAGCCGGTGACGTCGACCGGCTAAAGTACCTTTTAGAGTTAGGTGTGAACGTGAATGCGAGAGACCAATGGGATTCAGTGGCACTTTATTATGCTTGTCTTGCCGGTCACCTTGACGCTGCCCGAATGTTATTGGAGAGTGGTGCTATTTGTTCTGAACATACTTTTGATGGTGACCGTTGCCATTACGCTGCCCTTAATCTTAAAGTTAGGAAATTGCTTAAAGCCTTTGAAGCTCGTCCTCCGCCGCTTGGCCCTTTGCAAGCTGCTTTAAGAGATACCTTTTTGGCTTGTTGGGCTAATAGGAACTATTTGGAACAATCTGAAGGTCAAATCCCTATTTCGG GTAATTTAGCAAATGGAGGATCCAGCCTCAGCCACTTCCCTCCGGATGTTGTATTCTATGCGCATGGTAGGCCTATTGAAGCTCACAGAGTAATCTTGACTGCGCGGTCGCCTTTCTTCAAAAAGAAATTTCAGACTGAGTGGAAGGATAGAAAGGAAATACGGTTCTCTAGGGAAAAACTGTCTTATCATGCTCTTTATAGCCTCGTCCACTTCTTTTATTCCGATAGACTTGATATAGCAGTAGATGACATGGAAGATCTTGTCAGAATTTGCAAAGTTTGCAAATGCCATTCACTACAGAAAGTCCTCGAGAAAGAATTGATTCATCAAAAATATGCAGAGTACAAAGCACTAAGGGATGTGGATAACTCCCAAAAGCGGTTCATCTTGCAGGGAATCTCTCTCCCAGAAGGGGACCGtcttccaaatgctttgcataaAATCCTTCAAATTTCTCTTGTGAATTCCAACAGAGAACAGAACTTGAATCTTGATGTTGATGGTCTTGTATGCCTTGTCAGTTCAATGCAGATGAGTGAGTATGAAGATGATCTGGCAGATGTTTGTGTCAGAGTTGATAAGAAGATCTTTCGTTGCCATCAAGTCGTCTTAGCATCAAGGTCTGAATATTTTAAAGCGAGGTTGTCACGGATGAAGGATTTTCCGGAAGGGAGAGATCATTTACCTGATAATGCACTTCCATGCATTGAGGAACATGATTTGACCGTTGGAGCTTTTGAGAAAATGATAGAGTATAT GTATACTGATGGATTAAAGGACATTGACCCTGATCAA GCTGAAGAGATGTTTGATGCTGCTTCGAGGTACCTGTTGTTTCCACTTAAACGTGTCGTAGCAGATGCACTGCTGCCACATTTGGAAATGGTTCCTCCTGCTGAGTTGTGCCATTGGCTGGTATTATCAGACAT GTATGGTGTTTTTAAGATTCGGGAGTATTGTCTAGACACAATGGCATGTAATTTTGAGACATTTGCGGATACTCAAGAGTTTAGGGCAATGCTTTTGACCCTCCCACCACCATCTGGTGATTCCTCACTCCGTACTACTGCCCCGAGTGCTCCTGGAGCTGAGATGAACACAGCTGAAGGAAATGTGTTGGATGATCTGCGAGAGAAATGGCTCGAAGCTGAAGCTGCTGAACTTGATGAGAGAGACGAGAGCGCATTACTTTTTGACAAGCGCCTTGAGATGCTCATGCATATTGCAGAACAAGAAAAAGCTGATGGACTTGATTGTAACGCAAGTAATGTCGTGTCATTTTCAGTAGTTGTACCAAATGAACAAGAACTCGtatga